The Maniola jurtina chromosome 1, ilManJurt1.1, whole genome shotgun sequence genome has a window encoding:
- the LOC123864291 gene encoding NADH dehydrogenase [ubiquinone] flavoprotein 1, mitochondrial: protein MAGALARVVQATKTHLGVVGPLVSINNNGSVRFQQTQSTKTKFGPLSDSDRIFTNLYGRHDWRLKGALSRGDWYKTKEILLKGTDWLVNELKTSGLRGRGGAGFPTGMKWSFMNKPSGGRPKYLVVNADEGEPGTCKDREIMRHDPHKLVEGCLVAGKAIGAQAAYIYIRGEFYNEASNLQVAIAEAYQAGLIGKNACGSGFDFDVFVHRGAGAYICGEETALIESIEGKQGKPRLKPPFPADVGLFGCPTTVNNVETIAVAPTICRRGGSWFASFGRPRNSGTKLFNISGHVNTPCTVEEEMSIPLKELIERHAGGVTGGWDNLLAIIPGGSSTPLIPKDVCETVLMDFDGLVAAQTSLGTAAIIVMDKSTDIVKAIARLIMFYKHESCGQCTPCREGVSWMNKIMYRFVDGNASPKEIDMLWELSKQIEGHTICALGDGAAWPVQGLIRHFRPELERRMQEYAAAHGPSKAERLY from the exons atggCTGGTGCTCTGGCAAGGGTGGTTCAGGCCACGAAAACTCATCTCG GAGTTGTCGGGCCTTTGGTAAGTATCAACAACAATGGTTCGGTACGTTTCCAACAAACCCAGAGCACTAAAACGAAGTTTGGTCCCTTGAGTGATAGTGACAGGATCTTCACGAACCTGTATGGAAGACATGATTGGCGACTGAAGGGAGCGCTGAGCCGCGGGGACTGGTATAAGACCAAGGAGATATTACTAAAGGGCACCGATTGGCTTGTCA ATGAACTTAAAACATCTGGTCTCCGAGGTCGTGGAGGCGCTGGATTCCCCACCGGCATGAAGTGGTCATTCATGAACAAGCCCTCAGGTGGCCGACCCAAGTACCTGGTGGTTAACGCAGATGAAGGAGAGCCTGGCACATGCAAGGACAGAGAGATCATGCGTCATGACCCTCACAAGCTGGTGGAAGGCTGCTTAGTGGCCGGGAAGGCTATAGGAGCCCAGGCTGCTTATATTTACATCAGAGGAGAGTTTTATAATGAAGCCAGTAACTTACAAGTGGCTATTGCTGAG GCCTACCAAGCTGGTTTGATCGGCAAAAATGCGTGTGGATCGGGCTTTGACTTTGACGTGTTCGTGCACCGAGGAGCAGGCGCCTACATCTGCGGGGAGGAGACAGCACTGATTGAGTCCATTGAGGGCAAGCAGGGCAAGCCGCGCCTCAAGCCTCCCTTCCCCGCTGATGTGGGCCTGTTTGGGTGCCCCACCACTGTGAATAATGTCGAGACCATTGCTGTGGCCCCG acAATCTGCCGCCGTGGTGGCTCATGGTTCGCATCATTCGGCCGGCCCCGTAATAGCGGCACCAAGCTGTTCAATATCTCTGGTCATGTGAACACTCCCTGCACCGTAGAGGAGGAGATGAGCATCCCCCTCAAGGAGCTGATCGAGAGACACGCGGGCGGCGTCACCGGGGGCTGGGACAACCTGCTGGCCATCATCCCTGGGGGCTCCTCCACACCGCTCATACCCAAGGA CGTCTGCGAGACCGTGCTAATGGACTTCGACGGGCTGGTGGCGGCGCAGACGTCGCTGGGTACGGCGGCCATCATAGTGATGGACAAGTCCACGGACATCGTGAAGGCGATCGCGCGCCTCATCATGTTCTACAAGCACGAGTCGTGCGGACAGTGCACGCCGTGCCGCGAGGGCGTGTCGTGGATGAACAAGATCATGTACAG ATTCGTCGATGGCAATGCATCGCCTAAAGAAATTGACATGTTATGGGAGCTTTCCAAACAAATTGAAG GACACACGATCTGCGCTTTGGGCGACGGCGCGGCGTGGCCGGTGCAAGGCCTCATCAGGCACTTCCGGCCCGAGCTCGAGCGCCGCATGCAGGAGTACGCGGCCGCGCACGGACCGAGCAAGGCCGAGCGACTATACTAG